The following are encoded together in the Nicotiana tabacum cultivar K326 unplaced genomic scaffold, ASM71507v2 Un00001, whole genome shotgun sequence genome:
- the LOC107814076 gene encoding agamous-like MADS-box protein AGL62, giving the protein MVDRFLTRNYPPNNGHNQLIVAHRNASVRDLKMELTNIEGILQMEKNDGEVLQARKRDNGHWWEAPIKELNFFQLQQLKEAMESIKKKVEREAQNQKMVTSNAFPFLTFGSALAPISFASFK; this is encoded by the coding sequence ATGGTGGATAGGTTTCTCACAAGGAACTATCCACCAAATAATGGTCATAATCAGCTCATTGTGGCTCATCGAAATGCTAGTGTTCGTGATCTCAAAATGGAGCTCACGAATATTGAGGGGATTCTCCAAATGGAAAAAAATGACGGAGAAGTCCTACAAGCAAGGAAGAGAGATAACGGTCATTGGTGGGAAGCTCCAATTAAAGAACTTAACTTTTTCCAACTGCAACAACTGAAGGAGGCAATGGAAAGCATAAAGAAAAAAGTTGAAAGAGAGGCACAAAACCAAAAAATGGTGACTAGTAATGCATTCCCATTTCTCACCTTTGGAAGTGCCTTGGCTCCTATTAGCTTCGCAAgcttcaaataa